One window of Arthrobacter oryzae genomic DNA carries:
- a CDS encoding thymidylate kinase translates to MLIVLTGIDGAGKTTAARAAVEAARLAGGNALLLRNHAGRRNLSQWSERSGIPLSPRLADALETVIRTVNVLVSHARARSFSGLVVMDRHLYCQLALRSVRGLPHGRFLPWLLKRLPAPDLVIHFDVAPEQALERILLRGTDSETLEELTALSEGYRALPEFPGFVRIDAGGGQDEVLAALTAAINAATSTAIPETSAAGPDRISAK, encoded by the coding sequence CACCGGAATCGACGGTGCCGGAAAAACCACCGCAGCACGCGCAGCCGTGGAAGCCGCGCGCCTGGCCGGCGGCAACGCCCTGCTGCTGCGCAACCACGCCGGCCGCCGCAACTTGTCCCAGTGGTCCGAGCGCTCCGGAATTCCCCTCAGCCCGCGCCTGGCCGATGCCCTGGAAACTGTGATCCGGACGGTCAACGTCCTGGTGTCGCATGCCCGCGCCCGCAGCTTTTCCGGCCTCGTAGTCATGGACCGGCACTTATACTGCCAACTGGCCCTGCGCAGCGTCCGGGGCCTCCCCCACGGCCGGTTCCTCCCCTGGCTTCTGAAGCGCCTCCCGGCACCGGACCTGGTGATCCACTTCGACGTCGCGCCGGAGCAGGCCCTGGAACGCATCCTCCTGCGCGGCACGGACAGCGAAACCCTTGAGGAACTGACGGCCCTCAGCGAGGGTTACCGCGCCCTTCCGGAGTTCCCCGGATTCGTCCGCATCGACGCCGGCGGCGGCCAGGACGAGGTGCTGGCCGCGCTCACCGCAGCGATCAACGCCGCCACGTCAACGGCCATCCCCGAGACGTCCGCTGCAGGGCCGGACAGGATCAGCGCGAAATAA